One Triticum dicoccoides isolate Atlit2015 ecotype Zavitan chromosome 5B, WEW_v2.0, whole genome shotgun sequence genomic window carries:
- the LOC119307032 gene encoding uncharacterized protein LOC119307032 has translation MDPSPSAGHQEELGERRGLFSCLLSECDAPPFNESNLDADLLELLLDLHEEAFRRLPAHDMPVEAADQLAVSMREGGLCLGLLDPVTNIILNTVALLPRDFGDMAKPDRRRSKRLAAGRVQPSDYSSWNTSWVLPSSGRVTCGPSTRRATWYSIAGASRQALIRFMVAYFGCLSEEQATRYLHWARADLALAVQLVEHDLHAAAVSPPDPASQRTQAAFKYAASCGRRHPAPDDLVRLQASPLPKQCLCDSAPLLDKGGRKLTVDDVITIMDLLRYQDGAPLDLQFSLRPSGRELLVYCRDLKADEGRLDISNTTGSHGFKMFTIKVERHGHHFAALRSPHEHRSMISSCLHKVVKTAKAHFGSAVMICSGDACEYTRSLRMRLHDMIHGFYLKVFAMLPSMWLHLIPHILFAGHCYGPMDPVSNIIINSICHHILCPLPSSADCKVDVYDILDTLSMLRVEVRSLEGLIALVRASSESQCSTQRAMEHLSCKRCDLSQETHTSLQFTDAAAAARHPQHAELGSFFASLVPDRLIDLRLLLATSADGRISSESLGEIISTLKHSALLLVAPVSPNAAELCNEAKETLLQKRSCYNEMKLFIRAELAQVLKKYAFDHPLEPKYEPSFICGLVAAPRSLDRLSYHVNFVAASESDNQLFFAEINEPFPDPPKPSFCCPLPLTSTGRCYYGEGSARKIVYPDSSELLECNIDITDYGTVHADGLLDPDFILDFRRDAQFAEDLRKYCEEQKADEYELI, from the exons ATGGATCCCTCGCCTTCCGCCGGACACCAGGAAGAGTTGGGAGAGCGCAGGGGGCTGTTCTCGTGCTTGCTCAGCGAGTGCGACGCTCCCCCCTTCAACGAATCGAATTTGGACGCCGATCTCCTGGAGCTCCTCCTCGACTTGCACGAGGAGGCGTTCCGCCGGCTGCCCGCCCACGACATGCCGGTGGAAGCCGCCGACCAGTTGGCCGTATCCATGCGCGAAGGCGGCCTCTGCCTCGGCCTCCTCGACCCCGTCACCAACATCATCCTCAACACCGTAGCCCTCCTCCCGCGCGACTTCGGGGACATGGCAAAACCCGACAGGAGGAGGTCCAAGAGGCTGGCCGCCGGCAGGGTGCAACCCAGTGACTACAGCAGCTGGAACACCAGCTGGGTTTTGCCATCCTCCGGCAGGGTTACCTGTGGGCCGTCCACCCGCAGGGCTACATGGTACTCTATTGCTGGGGCGTCCCGCCAGGCTCTCATCAGATTCATGGTTGCCTACTTCGGATGCCTCAGCGAAGAACAGGCCACCCGCTACCTCCACTGGGCACGCGCCGATCTCGCCCTCGCAGTCCAGCTGGTCGAGCACGATCTACACGCTGCTGCTGTTTCACCACCCGACCCTGCCTCCCAAAGGACGCAAGCCGCCTTCAAGTACGCCGCAAGCTGTGGCCGGCGGCACCCTGCGCCTGATGACCTGGTGCGGCTCCAGGCGTCGCCCCTGCCCAAACAGTGCCTCTGCGACTCCGCCCCCTTGCTCGACAAGGGAGGGCGCAAGCTCACCGTCGATGATGTCATCACCATCATGGATTTGCTGCGATACCAGGACGGTGCCCCCTTGGATCTTCAGTTCAGCTTGCGGCCAAGCGGAAGAGAGCTACTTGTCTACTGCCGGGACCTCAAGGCTGATGAAGGGAGACTAGACATTTCCAACACCACAGGCTCCCATGGCTTCAAAATGTTCACCATCAAGGTCGAGCGTCATGGACACCACTTTGCGGCCCTGCGGTCTCCTCACGAGCACAGATCCATGATCTCATCCTGTTTGCACAAGGTTGTGAAAACCGCCAAAGCACACTTCGGCTCTGCGGTCATGATCTGTTCTGGCGATGCCTGCGAATACACCAGGTCTCTCAGGATGAGGCTCCACGACATGATCCACGGCTTCTATCTCAAAGTCTTCGCCATGCTGCCCTCTATGTGGCTCCACCTCATCCCCCACATCCTATTCGCTGGCCACTGCTATGGCCCCATGGACCCtgtctccaacatcatcatcaactccaTTTGCCACCACATACTGTGCCCGCTCCCATCGTCAGCTGACTGCAAAGTAGACGTGTATGACATCCTCGACACCCTCTCTATGCTTCGTGTGGAGGTCCGTTCCTTGGAAGGCCTCATTGCCCTCGTCCGAGCAAGCTCCGAGTCCCAATGCTCGACGCAGCGGGCGATGGAGCACCTCTCCTGCAAACGCTGTGACCTGTCCCAGGAGACGCACACCTCGCTGCAGTTTACTGACGCAGCCGCAGCCGCTCGACACCCACAACATGCTGAGCTGGGATCATTCTTCGCTTCCCTGGTGCCCGACAGGCTCATTGACCTGCGGCTCTTGCTGGCCACTAGCGCCGATGGCAGGATCTCCTCTGAGTCTCTTGGGGAAATAATATCCACTCTCAAACATAGTGCACTGCTGTTGGTGGCTCCCGTATCTCCCAATGCGGCTGAACTGTGCAACGAGGCTAAGGAGACTCTGCTACAAAAGAGGTCATGTTATAACGAGATGAAGTTATTCATCCGCGCTGAGCTTGCGCAAGTGCTGAAGAAATATGCCTTTGATCATCCTCTG GAACCAAAATATGAGCCAAGTTTTATCTGTGGTTTGGTGGCTGCTCCCAGATCCCTAGACAGGCTTTCCTATCATGTTAATTTTGTGGCTGCTTCTGAATCTGATAACCAACTCTTCTTTGCCGAAATAAATGAGCCATTTCCTGACCCGCCAAAACCAAGTTTCTGCTGCCCTCTACCCCTGACATCTACTG GTCGTTGCTACTATGGAGAGGGGTCTGCGAGGAAGATTGTGTATCCAGATTCGTCAGAACTTCTTGAGTGTAATATTGATATTACCGACTATGGAACGGTGCACGCGGATGGATTGTTGGACCCAGATTTCATCTTGGATTTTAGGAGAGACGCGCAGTTTGCAGAGGATCTGAGGAAGTACTGTGAAGAACAAAAGGCTGATGAGTATGAATTAATATGA